A DNA window from Candidatus Sulfidibacterium hydrothermale contains the following coding sequences:
- a CDS encoding YjjG family noncanonical pyrimidine nucleotidase has product MPKYKHLFFDLDRTLWDFEKSALEAFEEIFDKHQLEQKGITNVQTFHQKYSDHNQRLWNLYREGKLPKEILRWKRFYLTLLDFGIDDKDLAETMGEDYLTISPQKVNLFPHAIETLSCLFEKYHLHLITNGFQEVQQIKLRASGMNRYFEQVITSEEAGVKKPNPQIFYYALEKSAASPDESLMIGDDYPVDIEGARNVGMDQVFFDPENASQEITATFKIADLKELCNFL; this is encoded by the coding sequence ATGCCTAAATACAAACATCTTTTTTTTGACTTAGATCGTACCCTTTGGGATTTTGAAAAAAGTGCCCTTGAAGCTTTTGAAGAAATTTTCGATAAACATCAACTGGAACAAAAAGGAATTACTAACGTACAAACATTCCATCAAAAATATTCGGATCATAATCAACGGTTATGGAACCTATATCGCGAGGGGAAATTGCCCAAAGAGATCTTGCGGTGGAAACGTTTTTATCTGACCCTGCTCGACTTTGGCATTGACGACAAAGATCTGGCAGAGACGATGGGAGAAGATTATCTTACCATTAGTCCGCAAAAAGTAAATCTCTTCCCTCATGCAATAGAAACACTGTCCTGCCTTTTCGAAAAATACCACCTTCACCTTATTACCAACGGATTTCAGGAAGTACAACAAATCAAACTCCGTGCATCGGGGATGAATCGCTATTTTGAGCAGGTCATTACATCCGAAGAAGCCGGAGTAAAAAAACCGAATCCGCAGATTTTTTATTATGCCCTTGAAAAAAGCGCAGCTTCGCCGGACGAAAGCCTGATGATCGGAGACGATTATCCTGTGGATATTGAAGGAGCCCGGAATGTGGGAATGGATCAGGTCTTTTTTGACCCGGAAAATGCTTCCCAAGAAATCACAGCCACTTTTAAAATTGCGGATTTAAAAGAACTTTGCAACTTTCTGTAA